A region from the Candidatus Diapherotrites archaeon genome encodes:
- a CDS encoding winged helix DNA-binding protein, which translates to MDSSIIRHAGLVGLSFFLILGMVHAATITGTAYDGLTLEPLGNTVITIDTQPAQTKLSKDGQYAFTIGPGDYTIRASYSERGILLMDTNQTISITGEGTFVVDLIMLPTLNGLPDDPLPDDEPLTMWEQVMQTPLIWMGIVGTLILGAGYAVLHVKQSGNIPKSLPETQDLTHVERLTEQMEQWPKPFSVEALDKYAVEVIHHLRRGGNRMTQKDLRSHITIGEAKVSLIVSELESYGLIKKIKKGRGNILILTEKGRELEMAPPPQTETPSQPPMGA; encoded by the coding sequence ATGGACTCATCCATTATACGGCACGCTGGACTCGTGGGGCTATCCTTTTTCCTCATCCTTGGAATGGTGCACGCGGCCACGATCACCGGAACGGCTTATGACGGCCTGACCCTAGAGCCATTGGGGAATACCGTCATCACTATTGACACCCAGCCCGCGCAAACCAAGCTTTCCAAGGACGGACAATACGCCTTTACCATTGGACCGGGAGACTATACCATCCGGGCCTCCTATAGCGAGCGGGGAATTTTACTGATGGATACCAACCAAACCATATCCATCACCGGAGAAGGGACATTCGTGGTTGATTTGATCATGCTCCCCACTCTCAATGGGTTGCCTGATGACCCCCTGCCGGACGATGAACCATTAACCATGTGGGAACAGGTCATGCAGACCCCCCTCATCTGGATGGGAATTGTGGGAACCCTCATCCTGGGGGCGGGGTATGCGGTGTTACATGTGAAGCAGAGCGGCAACATCCCCAAATCATTACCGGAAACACAGGATTTGACTCACGTCGAACGGTTGACGGAACAGATGGAACAATGGCCTAAACCATTTAGTGTGGAAGCTTTGGATAAGTATGCGGTGGAAGTCATTCATCATCTTCGACGCGGAGGAAATAGGATGACGCAGAAGGATTTGCGCAGCCACATCACTATTGGAGAAGCCAAGGTATCATTGATCGTGTCGGAATTGGAATCCTATGGGTTGATCAAGAAGATCAAGAAAGGACGGGGGAATATTTTGATATTGACGGAGAAAGGAAGGGAGTTGGAAATGGCCCCGCCGCCTCAAACGGAAACGCCGTCCCAACCCCCTATGGGCGCGTGA
- the sufC gene encoding Fe-S cluster assembly ATPase SufC: MADLEIRDLHVNVGDKEILSGISLDINRGEIVALMGPNGSGKSTLAFALAGHPKYTITKGSVLFLGQNLLAMKPHQRSRAGLFLSFQYPAEISGVTVSNFLRTALNTHLSQPLKISEFALRLKEKIALLKVDPKLVNRYLNEGFSGGEKKRMEILQLAMLLPKMAVLDETDSGTDVDALKIIGEGITTISNKEDMGILIITHYNRILHYVSPSRVHIMHQGKIVKSGGMDLAQAIEKDGFETVLKEVV, encoded by the coding sequence ATGGCCGATCTGGAAATCCGCGATCTGCATGTGAATGTGGGGGATAAAGAAATCCTCTCAGGCATATCCTTGGATATTAACCGCGGGGAAATTGTCGCCCTCATGGGTCCGAATGGCTCGGGCAAGTCCACGCTGGCCTTTGCGCTCGCGGGCCACCCTAAATACACGATAACCAAAGGGAGCGTCCTATTCCTGGGCCAAAATCTCCTGGCTATGAAACCCCATCAACGCTCCCGTGCCGGGTTGTTCCTCTCCTTCCAGTATCCGGCGGAGATTTCAGGCGTCACGGTCTCCAATTTCCTCCGCACCGCCCTCAATACTCATCTTTCCCAACCCTTGAAGATTTCCGAGTTTGCCTTGCGTCTGAAAGAGAAGATTGCTTTGTTGAAGGTGGATCCCAAGCTCGTCAACCGCTATTTGAACGAAGGTTTTTCAGGGGGCGAGAAGAAGCGCATGGAAATATTGCAATTGGCCATGCTCCTCCCCAAGATGGCCGTGTTGGATGAAACGGATTCCGGCACGGATGTGGATGCATTGAAGATCATCGGCGAGGGCATCACCACCATTTCTAATAAAGAAGACATGGGCATCCTCATCATCACCCACTATAACCGAATCCTTCATTATGTATCCCCCTCGCGCGTGCACATCATGCACCAGGGTAAAATAGTGAAATCTGGGGGAATGGATTTGGCACAGGCCATCGAGAAGGACGGTTTCGAAACCGTATTGAAGGAGGTTGTATAA
- a CDS encoding metal-sulfur cluster assembly factor translates to MPEHQNQPENRSPDAGDSPNNFPETQSETSHASVVSPGPASTHPFVDATPTGDPLLDAIKKALSQVEDPELHVDILTLELIYDVKIHDGHVDITMTLTSIACPYGPMLVEMVRQSVSKVEGVKQVNVQVSFEPPWQPSEDLKAMMGLL, encoded by the coding sequence ATGCCCGAGCACCAAAACCAACCGGAGAACCGTTCTCCCGATGCGGGGGACTCCCCCAATAATTTCCCGGAAACCCAGTCCGAAACCTCTCATGCATCCGTCGTCTCCCCTGGCCCCGCATCCACGCATCCTTTCGTGGATGCCACACCCACCGGAGACCCCCTCCTGGATGCCATCAAAAAGGCCTTATCCCAAGTCGAGGACCCCGAGTTGCACGTGGACATTTTGACCCTCGAATTGATCTACGATGTAAAAATCCATGACGGCCACGTGGACATCACTATGACTCTGACGTCCATCGCCTGCCCCTATGGTCCCATGCTCGTGGAGATGGTCCGCCAATCCGTATCCAAGGTTGAAGGGGTTAAGCAAGTGAACGTACAAGTCTCATTCGAACCCCCCTGGCAACCCTCCGAAGACCTGAAGGCGATGATGGGGCTATTGTGA
- a CDS encoding iron-sulfur cluster assembly scaffold protein, with translation MNGETLEKEFAGAGMYREHILDHYQHPRNFGALTRCTFSHTELNPVCGDMVSFTLKMDAHGKVEDVRFSGHGCAISMASASLLSDEVKGKTIPQIKHMDKKVILDLLGIPLGPVRLKCAMLSLDTVKNAIKIGEEYGGRK, from the coding sequence ATGAATGGCGAGACCCTCGAAAAAGAGTTTGCAGGCGCCGGAATGTACCGCGAGCACATCCTGGATCATTACCAACATCCCCGCAACTTCGGGGCGCTCACGCGGTGCACCTTTTCCCACACTGAGTTGAATCCAGTCTGCGGGGACATGGTGTCCTTTACCTTGAAAATGGATGCGCATGGAAAAGTGGAAGATGTTCGTTTCTCCGGTCACGGGTGCGCCATCTCCATGGCTTCCGCTTCCCTTTTGTCTGACGAGGTGAAAGGCAAGACCATCCCCCAAATCAAACACATGGACAAGAAGGTTATCCTCGACCTGCTCGGCATCCCTTTAGGACCGGTGCGCTTGAAGTGCGCGATGCTGTCATTGGACACGGTTAAGAATGCCATCAAAATTGGTGAAGAATATGGGGGGAGAAAATAG
- a CDS encoding NADP-dependent malic enzyme has translation MTSNDIGKESIALHERLGGKLGTYSKMKIESQHDLSLAYTPGVAQVCLEIHKNPARAFDLTLKKNALAVISDGSKVLGLGNLGALGAIPVMEGKAVLFKELAGIDAFPICINTQDTQELIRVIREISPVFGAINLEDIVAPKCFAVEKSLQDLGIPVYHDDQHGTAVVVYAGLTNASKVMGKSFSQLKVCINGAGAAGHAVAKMLLGMGSPDTFPSVKEVVVVDSKGILYDGRNDMDPDKQALARMTNPSKREGKLREALENMDVFIGVSVAGALKPEWMANMNEKPIIFALANPTPEIMPDVAKAAGAGIVATGRSDFPNQVNNALAFPGVFRGAMDARAMRITESMNAAAALALAGMVTNPSEASILPELHDKNVAAVVAAAVKAQALRENVTRP, from the coding sequence ATGACATCAAATGACATTGGAAAGGAATCCATCGCGTTACATGAAAGACTGGGGGGAAAGCTGGGCACGTATTCCAAGATGAAAATAGAATCTCAACACGACCTGTCGTTAGCCTACACCCCGGGCGTCGCCCAGGTGTGTCTCGAAATTCATAAGAATCCCGCGCGCGCTTTCGACTTAACGCTCAAAAAGAATGCCCTGGCCGTCATCTCTGATGGCTCCAAAGTTTTAGGCTTAGGCAACTTAGGGGCTTTGGGGGCCATTCCCGTGATGGAGGGGAAGGCCGTTCTGTTTAAGGAGCTCGCAGGCATCGACGCTTTTCCCATCTGCATCAACACGCAGGATACCCAAGAACTCATCCGGGTCATCCGTGAGATTTCCCCTGTTTTCGGTGCCATCAACCTGGAGGACATCGTCGCTCCCAAATGTTTTGCAGTGGAGAAATCCCTCCAGGATTTGGGTATTCCGGTTTACCATGATGATCAACATGGGACCGCGGTGGTCGTTTATGCCGGTCTCACCAATGCCTCTAAAGTGATGGGCAAATCATTCAGCCAATTGAAAGTATGCATCAATGGGGCCGGGGCCGCGGGCCACGCCGTGGCAAAAATGCTTTTGGGCATGGGTTCTCCCGACACCTTCCCATCCGTGAAGGAAGTGGTGGTGGTGGATTCCAAGGGCATCCTGTATGATGGCCGAAACGACATGGATCCTGATAAACAGGCCCTGGCGCGGATGACCAATCCCTCAAAACGGGAGGGAAAGTTGAGGGAGGCATTGGAAAACATGGATGTATTCATCGGTGTCTCGGTGGCGGGCGCCCTGAAACCCGAATGGATGGCTAACATGAATGAAAAACCCATCATCTTTGCCCTGGCCAACCCCACCCCCGAAATCATGCCCGATGTGGCTAAGGCCGCGGGCGCAGGTATCGTGGCCACGGGGCGGAGTGATTTTCCTAATCAAGTGAATAATGCCCTCGCCTTTCCAGGGGTGTTTCGCGGGGCCATGGATGCGCGGGCCATGCGGATTACGGAAAGCATGAATGCCGCGGCCGCCCTAGCATTGGCGGGTATGGTGACTAACCCCTCGGAAGCATCCATTCTCCCCGAACTCCACGACAAGAATGTGGCGGCCGTCGTGGCAGCCGCGGTGAAAGCCCAAGCGCTTCGTGAGAATGTCACGCGCCCATAG
- a CDS encoding SufS family cysteine desulfurase encodes MISPKIRDQFPILQRRIRDNKPLVYLDNAATTQKPRVVIDAMSDFYLHHNANVHRGIHQLSEEASIRYEEAHQHVAHFINAPRMENIVFTRGTTDSLNMLARMLSSQVKRGDSIVVSGLEHHSNLIPWQQLARAKKAKLRILPIDKKDGTLDESAFSQLIDDTTKIVSIAHASNLLGTILPIQKITQRAHDVGAYVSLDAAQSVGHFPVDVHALGVDFASFSSHKMYGPTGIGVLYGQKEHLETLPPVSFGGEMVREVTYETATWNNLPWRFEAGTPPIAEAIGLDAAVQFLSDIGMAPIRSHEKELVKTLLDDLAQIPTIQTYGPSSSKRVGLVAFNVDGVHPHDLASLLDHDGIAVRAGHHCAMPLTRALGLSSSVRASLGLYSQSSDVAALVRGVKKAQGIFARG; translated from the coding sequence ATGATCTCCCCTAAGATTAGGGACCAATTCCCTATTCTCCAGAGAAGGATTCGGGATAACAAACCCCTGGTCTACCTAGACAATGCGGCCACCACCCAAAAACCGCGCGTGGTTATCGATGCCATGTCTGATTTCTACCTCCACCACAACGCCAATGTCCACCGTGGCATTCATCAACTCTCGGAGGAGGCTTCCATCCGCTATGAGGAAGCGCATCAGCACGTTGCCCATTTCATCAATGCCCCCCGCATGGAAAATATTGTTTTTACCCGAGGCACCACGGATTCGCTCAACATGCTCGCTCGCATGCTTTCTTCCCAAGTCAAACGCGGAGACTCCATCGTCGTATCTGGGTTGGAACACCATTCCAATCTCATCCCCTGGCAGCAGCTTGCGCGCGCTAAAAAGGCGAAACTCCGCATACTACCCATCGACAAAAAGGATGGCACGCTCGATGAATCCGCATTTTCCCAATTAATCGATGACACAACCAAAATCGTTTCCATCGCTCATGCGTCCAATCTTTTGGGTACAATTCTTCCCATCCAAAAAATAACTCAACGCGCCCATGACGTGGGGGCCTATGTCTCCCTTGATGCGGCCCAGAGCGTGGGCCATTTTCCCGTGGATGTTCATGCATTAGGGGTCGATTTCGCCTCTTTCTCATCCCACAAGATGTATGGTCCCACGGGAATTGGCGTGCTCTATGGCCAAAAGGAGCACCTGGAAACCCTTCCCCCCGTGTCATTCGGTGGGGAAATGGTGCGCGAGGTCACTTATGAAACCGCGACCTGGAATAATCTTCCTTGGCGCTTCGAGGCCGGCACGCCTCCCATTGCGGAGGCCATTGGTCTGGACGCGGCCGTGCAATTCCTATCCGATATTGGCATGGCCCCAATTCGTTCTCATGAAAAGGAGTTGGTGAAAACCCTCCTCGATGACTTGGCACAGATTCCAACCATCCAAACCTATGGACCATCTTCCTCCAAGCGGGTGGGGTTAGTGGCTTTCAACGTCGATGGGGTGCATCCTCATGACCTGGCCTCCCTCTTGGACCACGATGGCATTGCCGTGCGCGCAGGTCACCATTGCGCTATGCCCCTCACCCGCGCCTTAGGTTTGTCATCCTCCGTCCGGGCGAGTCTGGGACTCTATTCCCAATCTTCCGATGTCGCTGCGCTCGTGCGCGGAGTGAAAAAAGCCCAAGGGATTTTCGCGAGGGGATGA